In a genomic window of Myxococcales bacterium:
- a CDS encoding transposase — MSATRRPRTPIQLTLDQARRPTGHGGWRPGAGRKKRKGSCAHLPRVRFPASVPVHVTLKVVGGLPSFRRAAVMRVVRAAISAGGHRGDFRVAHYNVLGDHLHLVVEAAGAAALARGMQGLTIRLARRLNVLLGRRGRLFAQRYHARPLRTPREVRNALRYVLLNARHHVTARGQVLAPGWVDPFSSALWFDGWKAAIRTDAPWLRALARDGCPTAAPHTWLLSVGWRRGGGLIDVDDVPGPAP; from the coding sequence ATGAGCGCCACCCGACGCCCCCGCACGCCGATCCAGCTCACGCTGGATCAGGCGCGTCGCCCGACCGGGCACGGCGGCTGGCGTCCGGGCGCCGGCCGCAAGAAGCGCAAGGGCAGCTGCGCGCACCTGCCGCGCGTGCGCTTTCCGGCGTCGGTGCCGGTGCACGTCACGCTCAAGGTCGTCGGCGGCCTGCCGTCGTTCCGGCGCGCCGCGGTCATGCGGGTCGTGCGCGCGGCCATCAGCGCCGGCGGCCACCGCGGCGACTTCCGCGTCGCGCACTACAACGTCCTCGGCGATCACCTCCACCTCGTCGTCGAGGCCGCCGGCGCCGCGGCGCTCGCGCGCGGCATGCAGGGCCTGACCATCCGGCTGGCCCGGCGCCTCAACGTGCTGCTCGGCCGCCGCGGCCGGCTGTTCGCCCAGCGCTACCACGCGCGCCCGCTGCGCACGCCGCGCGAGGTGCGCAACGCCCTGCGCTACGTCCTGCTCAACGCCCGGCACCACGTCACCGCGCGCGGCCAGGTGCTCGCCCCTGGCTGGGTCGATCCGTTCTCGAGCGCGCTGTGGTTCGACGGCTGGAAGGCCGCGATTCGGACCGACGCTCCGTGGCTGCGCGCGCTGGCTCGCGACGGATGTCCGACCGCCGCGCCGCACACCTGGTTGCTGTCGGTCGGCTGGCGCCGCGGCGGCGGCCTGATTGACGTCGACGATGTCCCCGGGCCGGCCCCGTGA
- a CDS encoding DEAD/DEAH box helicase: MPVANSPSSGLAQRCVRWFSATTIGRAQRYVSRVRVVELEARTAVATVEGSASRPYVMNLAAPIHLAGVLRGACSCPVGDRGEACKHLYSFLLALDLRRADLGLAGARVALSVEDVWMSPAPGAQAIQRPAPAPRVELKRPRAPRPRAAERRSRRRPRAGWRALIAEVERASAPAPRTDAAGVLEYHLVQHAAGAPDASDRDAMLFAEVRTAQRGQRLDGTLGPRLACRLGFDGRDALYDPDDRLAVAALRAAAPVGPPAPIGWGQRQSRAAVLIHAATVDRIVPALAATGRLGWLDVGDDDDAPLRPLRWDGGGPFRVVFSAVADTVDGGWSVVGWLARGDERIPLAALSAVFGGGCVAVDARLIVVADGAALARWWLVTGAAPMRVPRGQISAFLRQFAGAAQAPALELAPALDWRIEPVAPVPSLELDERSPGHYRGTIAFRYGEVRRDADDDGVFAFDAVGQRLHPVDRGVEARRRDEAISRLGPPWGYANEWWIPATLLVASVDDLVASGWQVWLRAKPVQVARDWSAVVSSGVDWFDVAVGATVGGEAIDGQALVAALAAGRNLVRLADGSHAALPETWGTAFAGLSLVGAIDGGRLRVPRSRVVMLDLLLAAVPEVEVDARFARLRDRIAAFTGIVAGREPRGFRGELRPYQRDGLGWLAFLRELGFGGCLADDMGLGKTVQVLAAVVEARGGRPALVVAPKSVVWNWLDEAARFAPALRVVNYTGADRGARLADLATADLVVTSYPTVRQDVLELTGRAWSYVVLDEAQAIKNPNAQLTKAVRLLRGDHRLALSGTPIENHVGDLASIFEFLNPGMFRDVAALRKVQTAAPVGAGDVAPLARTLRPFLLRRTKAQVLPELPPRTEQVLKVALGPAQRRFYDQLRDGYRATLLARIETDGIKRSTMHVLEALLRLRQAACAPALVTPDRAVDGSAKLDVLLEQLAEVVDAGHKVLVFSQFTSFLALARARLGAAGITYEYLDGQTRDRKTGVERFQTDPACSTFLISLKAGGTGLNLTAASYVYLLDPWWNPAVEAQAIDRAHRIGQARAVTAYRLVADGTIEDKVLELQRSKRALLEGLFAEDARAIGALTADDLRFLLAQ, translated from the coding sequence ATGCCCGTCGCCAACTCGCCGTCGTCCGGGCTGGCGCAGCGCTGCGTGCGCTGGTTCTCGGCGACCACGATCGGCCGAGCGCAGCGCTACGTCAGCCGGGTGCGGGTGGTCGAGCTCGAGGCGCGGACGGCCGTGGCCACGGTTGAGGGCTCGGCGTCGCGGCCCTATGTGATGAACCTGGCCGCGCCGATCCACCTGGCTGGCGTGCTGCGCGGCGCGTGTTCGTGCCCGGTCGGCGACCGGGGGGAGGCGTGCAAGCACCTCTATTCGTTCTTGCTCGCGCTGGACCTGCGCCGCGCGGACCTGGGGTTGGCGGGCGCGAGGGTCGCGCTCAGCGTCGAGGACGTGTGGATGTCGCCGGCGCCGGGGGCCCAGGCGATCCAACGGCCGGCGCCGGCGCCCCGCGTCGAGCTCAAGCGCCCGCGCGCGCCGCGGCCGCGGGCGGCCGAGCGGCGCTCCCGGCGGCGCCCCCGCGCCGGCTGGCGTGCGCTGATCGCGGAGGTCGAGCGCGCGTCCGCGCCCGCGCCGCGCACCGACGCCGCCGGGGTCCTCGAGTACCACCTGGTGCAACACGCGGCGGGCGCGCCCGACGCCTCCGATCGCGACGCGATGCTGTTCGCCGAGGTCCGGACGGCGCAGCGCGGCCAGCGGTTGGATGGGACCCTGGGACCGCGACTGGCGTGCCGGCTCGGGTTCGATGGCCGCGACGCGCTGTACGATCCGGACGATCGGCTCGCGGTCGCGGCGCTGCGCGCGGCGGCGCCGGTCGGGCCGCCCGCCCCGATCGGCTGGGGCCAGCGGCAGAGCCGGGCCGCGGTGCTCATCCACGCGGCCACCGTCGACCGCATCGTGCCCGCGCTCGCGGCGACCGGCCGGCTGGGATGGCTCGACGTCGGCGACGATGATGACGCGCCGCTGCGGCCGCTGCGCTGGGATGGCGGTGGACCGTTCCGGGTCGTGTTCTCGGCGGTCGCCGACACCGTCGACGGCGGGTGGTCGGTGGTCGGCTGGCTGGCGCGCGGCGACGAGCGGATCCCGCTGGCGGCGCTGTCCGCGGTGTTCGGCGGAGGCTGCGTCGCGGTCGACGCACGCTTGATCGTGGTCGCCGATGGCGCCGCGCTCGCGCGCTGGTGGCTCGTGACCGGCGCGGCGCCGATGCGTGTGCCCCGGGGCCAGATCAGCGCGTTCCTGCGTCAGTTCGCCGGCGCGGCGCAGGCCCCGGCGCTCGAGCTGGCGCCGGCCCTCGACTGGCGGATCGAGCCGGTGGCCCCGGTCCCGTCGCTCGAACTGGACGAGCGGTCGCCGGGCCACTACCGGGGCACGATCGCCTTCCGCTACGGTGAGGTCCGTCGCGACGCGGACGACGACGGCGTGTTCGCGTTCGACGCCGTCGGCCAGCGCCTGCACCCGGTCGACCGCGGCGTCGAAGCCCGTCGGCGCGACGAGGCGATCTCGCGCCTGGGGCCGCCGTGGGGGTACGCCAACGAGTGGTGGATCCCGGCGACGCTGCTGGTGGCGTCGGTCGACGATCTCGTCGCGTCGGGATGGCAGGTGTGGCTGCGCGCCAAGCCGGTCCAGGTCGCGCGCGACTGGAGCGCGGTCGTGTCGTCCGGCGTCGACTGGTTCGACGTGGCGGTCGGCGCGACGGTCGGCGGCGAGGCGATCGACGGTCAGGCGCTGGTCGCGGCCCTGGCGGCGGGGCGCAACCTGGTGCGGCTGGCCGACGGCAGCCACGCGGCGCTGCCCGAGACCTGGGGGACCGCGTTCGCTGGGCTCAGCCTGGTCGGTGCGATCGACGGTGGTCGGCTGCGGGTGCCGCGCAGCCGCGTGGTCATGCTCGATCTGCTGCTCGCGGCCGTCCCGGAGGTCGAGGTCGACGCGCGGTTCGCCCGGCTCCGCGACCGGATCGCGGCGTTCACCGGCATCGTCGCCGGTCGCGAGCCGCGCGGCTTTCGCGGTGAGCTGCGGCCCTACCAGCGCGACGGCCTGGGCTGGCTGGCGTTCCTGCGCGAGCTCGGCTTCGGCGGTTGCCTGGCGGATGACATGGGCCTGGGCAAGACGGTCCAGGTGCTGGCCGCGGTGGTCGAGGCGCGCGGCGGGAGGCCGGCGCTGGTGGTCGCGCCCAAGAGCGTGGTGTGGAACTGGCTCGACGAGGCGGCGCGGTTCGCGCCCGCGCTGCGGGTCGTCAACTACACCGGGGCCGATCGCGGCGCCCGGCTGGCGGACCTGGCGACGGCCGATCTGGTCGTGACCAGCTACCCGACCGTCCGCCAGGACGTGCTCGAGTTGACCGGCCGGGCCTGGAGCTACGTGGTGCTCGACGAGGCCCAGGCGATCAAGAACCCCAACGCCCAGCTCACCAAGGCGGTGCGCCTGCTGCGCGGTGACCATCGCCTGGCGCTGTCGGGCACGCCGATCGAGAACCACGTCGGCGACCTGGCGTCGATCTTCGAGTTCTTGAACCCCGGCATGTTCCGCGACGTCGCGGCGCTGCGGAAGGTCCAGACGGCGGCGCCGGTCGGGGCGGGCGACGTCGCGCCGCTGGCGCGCACCCTCCGGCCGTTCCTCCTGCGCCGGACCAAGGCCCAGGTGCTGCCGGAGTTGCCGCCGCGCACCGAGCAGGTGCTGAAGGTCGCGCTCGGGCCGGCCCAGCGCCGGTTCTACGATCAACTGCGCGATGGCTACCGCGCGACCCTCCTGGCCCGGATCGAGACCGATGGGATCAAGCGGTCGACGATGCACGTGCTCGAGGCCCTGCTGCGCTTGCGCCAGGCGGCGTGCGCGCCGGCGCTCGTGACGCCGGACCGCGCGGTCGACGGCAGCGCCAAGCTCGACGTGTTGCTCGAGCAGCTCGCGGAGGTCGTCGACGCCGGCCACAAGGTGCTGGTGTTCTCCCAGTTCACGTCGTTCCTGGCGCTGGCGCGGGCGCGCCTCGGCGCGGCCGGGATCACGTACGAGTACCTCGACGGGCAGACCCGCGATCGCAAGACCGGGGTCGAGCGGTTCCAGACCGACCCCGCGTGCTCGACGTTCCTGATCAGTCTCAAGGCCGGCGGGACCGGGCTCAACCTCACCGCCGCGAGCTACGTGTACCTGCTCGATCCGTGGTGGAACCCGGCGGTCGAGGCCCAGGCGATCGATCGCGCGCATCGCATCGGCCAGGCCCGTGCGGTCACGGCCTACCGGCTGGTGGCCGACGGCACGATCGAGGACAAGGTCCTGGAGCTGCAGCGCAGCAAGCGCGCGCTGCTCGAGGGCCTGTTCGCGGAGGACGCGCGCGCGATCGGCGCGCTCACGGCCGACGACCTGCGCTTCTTGCTGGCGCAGTAG
- a CDS encoding enoyl-CoA hydratase/isomerase family protein encodes MPTATVLTTIAAGVATIQIDRPAKKNALDAATYRGLTDALANAAAEPTVRVAILTGTREVFTAGNDLGDFARVRAGGGDLSASDFLRALIAFPKPLVAAVNGWAVGIGTTLLLHCDFAYAAPTARFRTPFVDLGVCPEAGSTVLLPRMIGPRRAHELIYLGREIDGTTAAAWGLVSEVADDPLARAQAVAAELAAKAPGAIRATKALLARATADELAAAMTAELAEFRARLVSDEAAEAAMALMARRRPDFTRFA; translated from the coding sequence ATGCCCACCGCCACCGTGCTCACCACCATCGCCGCCGGCGTCGCCACGATCCAGATCGATCGGCCCGCCAAGAAGAACGCGCTCGACGCCGCCACCTACCGCGGCCTCACCGACGCGCTCGCCAACGCCGCCGCCGAGCCGACGGTGCGGGTCGCGATCCTCACCGGCACCCGCGAGGTGTTCACCGCGGGCAACGACCTCGGCGACTTCGCCCGGGTCCGGGCCGGCGGCGGCGATCTGTCCGCCAGCGACTTCCTGCGCGCGCTGATCGCGTTCCCCAAGCCGCTGGTGGCCGCGGTCAACGGCTGGGCGGTCGGCATCGGCACGACGCTGCTGCTCCACTGCGACTTCGCCTACGCCGCTCCGACCGCGCGCTTCCGCACGCCGTTCGTCGACCTCGGCGTCTGCCCCGAGGCCGGCTCGACCGTGCTGCTGCCGCGGATGATCGGGCCGCGCCGCGCCCACGAGCTGATCTACCTCGGCCGCGAGATCGACGGCACCACCGCCGCCGCCTGGGGCCTGGTCAGCGAGGTCGCCGACGATCCCCTGGCCCGCGCGCAGGCCGTCGCCGCCGAGCTGGCCGCCAAGGCGCCCGGCGCGATCCGCGCGACCAAGGCGCTCCTGGCCCGCGCCACCGCCGACGAGCTGGCCGCCGCGATGACCGCCGAGCTGGCCGAGTTCCGCGCCCGGCTCGTGTCCGACGAGGCCGCCGAGGCGGCGATGGCGCTCATGGCCCGCCGCCGCCCCGACTTCACGCGGTTCGCGTGA
- a CDS encoding pre-peptidase C-terminal domain-containing protein: MKTQTILRFTLGCLIGVAGCADFDDGKPDESDVKGGADGKAEAWGSADNPALFSDSLEYKLAELPMNGQATNVPWAGNYWPVYQDSINHKWAGASSESPSAKYGRAFGVTGVEDAVSRNHGIDAQSSRTACTTDAQCNAQIGESCAIREGQTNGRCIPTWWGICHAWTPAAILLPEPKHAVTYNGVELKVQDIKALLTLVHNSTNTKFVSLRCNTDAQGTPGINFDNYGRPQGGDASCKDTNPGTYHVLLANYLGKQGASFAEDRTYDDEVWNQPLRAYRVTAQTEVSALEANKLVGVTPQGGTTTEKTGSVAKGAWAQLGSFPVTAGSNFTVAMTGTGDADLYVKFGSAPTASSYDCRPYGGDSNETCNLTVPAGATQAFVAVLGYSETAATYTASITSGGAIPSTYVFNDKAVKFFKVHTEVDYISESNASTDGNLASTIDRYTHTDRYDYILEIDAAGKIIGGEWLGESKRAHPDFVWLPISVRGSSVAGGKITYANVKTIYDLSMADGNPPTTGGDKVVDEAGTVTKGAWKHYGPYNVAAGATFTAVMTGDNDADLYVRKNAAPTAATYDCRPYRNGTDEECSIVGPAVIYVGVNGYAASSTFALKITYKEGTGAPPVEPPPAAVTHLDTSGSVAQGEMKLFTMDVIAGKKIVIRTTAPNDVDLYIMMGAAPTTSAYTMRAWTSSGAETIAYTPTSNGTLQIGVHGYAASTFTLKTANN, from the coding sequence ATGAAGACCCAGACGATCCTCCGTTTCACGCTCGGCTGCCTCATCGGCGTGGCCGGGTGCGCCGATTTCGATGATGGCAAGCCCGACGAGAGCGACGTCAAGGGCGGCGCGGACGGCAAGGCCGAGGCCTGGGGCTCCGCCGACAACCCCGCGCTGTTCAGCGACTCGCTCGAGTACAAGCTCGCCGAGCTGCCGATGAACGGCCAGGCCACCAACGTGCCGTGGGCCGGCAACTACTGGCCGGTCTACCAGGACAGCATCAACCACAAGTGGGCCGGCGCCTCGAGCGAGTCGCCCTCCGCGAAGTACGGCCGCGCGTTCGGCGTGACCGGCGTCGAGGACGCCGTCTCCCGGAACCACGGCATCGACGCCCAGTCGTCGCGCACCGCGTGCACCACCGACGCGCAGTGCAACGCCCAGATCGGCGAGTCGTGCGCCATCCGCGAAGGCCAGACCAACGGCCGCTGCATCCCGACGTGGTGGGGCATCTGCCACGCCTGGACCCCGGCCGCGATCCTCCTGCCCGAGCCCAAGCACGCCGTCACCTACAACGGCGTCGAGCTGAAGGTCCAGGACATCAAGGCCCTGCTCACCCTGGTGCACAACAGCACCAACACCAAGTTCGTCTCGCTCCGCTGCAACACCGACGCGCAGGGCACGCCCGGCATCAACTTCGACAACTACGGCCGGCCCCAGGGCGGCGACGCCAGCTGCAAGGACACCAACCCCGGCACGTACCACGTCCTGCTCGCCAACTACCTCGGCAAGCAGGGCGCGTCGTTCGCCGAGGACCGCACCTACGACGACGAGGTCTGGAACCAGCCGCTGCGCGCCTACCGCGTCACCGCCCAGACCGAGGTCTCGGCGCTCGAGGCCAACAAGCTCGTCGGCGTGACCCCGCAGGGCGGCACCACCACCGAGAAGACCGGCTCGGTCGCCAAGGGCGCGTGGGCCCAGCTCGGCTCGTTCCCGGTGACCGCCGGCTCGAACTTCACCGTCGCGATGACCGGCACCGGCGACGCCGACCTGTACGTCAAGTTCGGCAGCGCGCCGACCGCGTCGAGCTACGACTGCCGCCCCTACGGCGGTGACTCCAACGAGACCTGCAACCTGACCGTCCCGGCCGGCGCCACCCAGGCGTTCGTCGCGGTGCTCGGCTACAGCGAGACCGCCGCCACCTACACCGCCAGCATCACCAGCGGCGGCGCCATCCCCTCGACCTACGTCTTCAACGACAAGGCCGTCAAGTTCTTCAAGGTCCACACCGAAGTCGACTACATCTCGGAGTCGAACGCCTCGACCGACGGCAACCTGGCCTCGACGATCGACCGCTACACCCACACCGATCGCTACGACTACATCCTCGAGATCGACGCCGCGGGCAAGATCATCGGCGGCGAGTGGCTCGGCGAGTCCAAGCGCGCCCACCCCGACTTCGTGTGGCTGCCCATCAGCGTCCGCGGCTCGTCGGTCGCCGGCGGCAAGATCACCTACGCCAACGTCAAGACCATCTACGACCTGTCGATGGCCGATGGCAACCCGCCGACCACCGGTGGCGACAAGGTCGTCGACGAGGCCGGCACGGTCACCAAGGGCGCCTGGAAGCACTACGGCCCGTACAACGTCGCCGCCGGCGCCACGTTCACCGCGGTCATGACCGGCGACAACGACGCCGACCTGTACGTCCGCAAGAACGCCGCGCCCACCGCCGCGACCTACGACTGCCGCCCCTACCGCAACGGCACCGACGAGGAGTGCTCGATCGTCGGCCCCGCGGTCATCTACGTCGGCGTCAACGGCTACGCCGCCTCGTCGACCTTCGCGCTCAAGATCACCTACAAGGAGGGCACCGGCGCCCCGCCGGTCGAGCCGCCGCCCGCCGCCGTCACGCACCTCGACACCTCGGGCTCGGTCGCCCAGGGCGAGATGAAGCTCTTCACGATGGACGTCATCGCCGGCAAGAAGATCGTCATCCGCACCACCGCCCCCAACGACGTCGACCTCTACATCATGATGGGCGCCGCGCCGACCACCAGCGCGTACACGATGCGCGCCTGGACCTCGTCGGGCGCCGAGACCATCGCCTACACGCCGACCTCGAACGGCACGCTGCAGATCGGCGTCCACGGCTACGCCGCGTCGACCTTCACGCTCAAGACCGCGAACAACTGA